From Herbaspirillum sp. WKF16:
CCAGGACCTGCTGGGCCTGGTGCGCTCGTACCTGAAATAAGACCAACTGCACCGCGCCGCCCCGCCATGGCGGCGGCGCTTCCCCCTTCACCTCAAGGAGTCCCCATGAAATCTCGCGCAGCCGTAGCCTTCGCCGCCGGCCAACCCCTCCAGATCGTCGAGATCGACGTCGCCCCGCCCAAGAAGGGCGAAGTGCTGGTCAAGATCACCCATACGGGCGTGTGCCATACCGATGCCTTCACCCTCTCGGGCGACGATCCGGAAGGCCTGTTCCCGGTGGTGCTGGGCCATGAAGGCGCCGGCGTGGTGGTGGAAGTGGGCGAAGGCGTGACCAGCGTGGCGCCGGGCGACCACGTGATCCCGCTCTACACCGCCGAGTGCGGCGAATGCCTGTTCTGCAAATCCGGCAAGACCAACCTGTGCACCTCGGTGCGCGCCACCCAGGGCAAAGGCGTGATGCCGGACGGCACCACCCGCTTTTCTTACAACGGCCAGCCGATCTACCACTACATGGGCTGTTCCACCTTCAGCGAGTACACCGTGGTGGCGGAGGTCTCGCTGGCCAAGATCAATCCCGAGGCCAACCATGAGCACGTCTGCCTGCTGGGCTGCGGCGTGACCACCGGCATCGGCGCCGTGCACAACACGGCCAAGGTGCAGGAAGGCGACTCGGTCGCCGTGTTCGGCTTGGGCGGCATCGGCCTGGCAGTGATCCAGGGCGCGCGCCAGGCCAAGGCCGGCCGCATCATCGCGGTGGACACCAACCCCTCCAAGTTCGACCTGGCGCGCGAGTTCGGCGCCACCGACTGCATCAACCCCAAGGATCATGAGAAGCCGATCCAGCAAGTCATCGTCGAGATGACCGGCTGGGGCGTGGATCACTCCTTCGAGTGCATCGGCAACGTCAACGTGATGCGCGCGGCGCTGGAATCGGCCCACCGCGGCTGGGGCCAGTCGGTGATCATCGGCGTGGCCGGCGCCGGCCAGGAGATATCGACCCGCCCGTTCCAGCTGGTCACCGGCCGCCGCTGGCTGGGCACCGCCTTCGGCGGGGTGAAGGGTCGCTCGCAGCTGCCGGGCATGGTGGAAGACGCGATGAAGGGCGACATCAAGCTCAAGCCCTTCGTCACCCACACCCGCGACCTGGATGCGATCAACGAGGCCTTCGACCTGATGCACGAGGGCAAGTCGATCCGGACCGTGATCCACTACTAAGCACCGGGCAGGTTCCGCAGCTTTGCACGGGCGCTGCCGCGCCGGCCGGGATGGCCGCGCGGCAGCGTTTTTGCATTCAGCATCCTGGCGCAGGGAATACGGGAAAGGCTGGTTCGCCCCGGCAAGCCGGCGACCCGGAGCCTTCCCGGAGCGCCGTATCCGGATGTGATAGGATGAAATTATTCATTCAATTATCTATTCATTTTTAATCCATCAATCATGGCAACCGCCGCCGCCGAACTTGGAGAACGCGCCCGAACCTGCCTGAGACGGGGGGTAACCACCGCGCGCGAACTCATGGTGGAGCTGGAGGTGAGCCAGCCGACCCTGTCGCGCGCGCTGCGCACGCTCGGCGCCGACCTGCTGGCCATCGGCGCCGCAAGATCTATTCAATATGCCCTGCGCGATGCCCGTCGCCAGGAGTTGCAGGCGACGGTATACCGGGTCTCGGCCGCAGGCCGGCTGGAACCGCTGGGTTCGCTCGTCCCGGTGCATCCGGAGGGCTTCGTGTTGGCGCGCACGGATGGCGCGCGCCTGCATAGCGACGGCCTGCCCTGGTGGCTGTTCGACATGCGGCCGCAAGGCTACCTCGGCCGCGCCTACAACCTGCAATACGGCGCAGGCCTGGGCCTGCCCGCGCGGCTGGACGACTGGAGCGACAGCCATGTGCTGCGCGCGCTGCTGCTGCAGGGTGAGGACTTGCCCGGCAATCTGCTGCTGGGCGACGCCGCCAGGGACCGCTTCGTCAACGCCCCGTCCCCGCGGGCCATTGCCCGCGACGGCCGGGCCCAGTCGTATGCGGCGCTGGCGGCCGCGGCGGCCCGCGGTGAGCATCACGGCTCCTCGGCCGGCGGCGAGCAACCCAAGTTCACGGCCTATGCGCAAGGCGAAGCCGGAGCGCGCCACGTCATCGTCAAGTTCACGGCATTCAACGACAGTTCCGTCAGCCAGCGCTGGCGCGATCTGCTGATGGCCGAGCACCTGGCCCTGGAGGTGCTGCATGCGCACGGAGTGGCCGCGGCCCGTTCCTCCGTGCTGGACCACGGCGCCCAGCGGTTCCTGGAGGTGTCGCGCTTCGACCGCGAAGGCGCGCTGGGGCGCCGCGCCCTGTTCTCGCTGCACGCGCTGGATGCCGAGTTCGCCGGCAATGCCGGCAACTGGCCCCAGGTGGTGCGCGCGCTGGCCCGCGAAGGCGTGGTCGAACGCCAGGCGGTGGCGCAGATGGAGCTGTTGTGGGCCTTCGGCACGCTGATCGCCAACACCGACATGCACGGCGGCAACCTGTCGTTCATCGCGGAACACGGCCTGCCGTGCCAGGTCGCCCCGGCCTATGACATGACCTGCATGGCTTTCGCGCCCACCTCCGGAGGCGACCTGCCGCTGCGCGAGCTGCCCCTGACCATCGGCAACGAGGTATCGGCCGCCGCCTGGCGGCAAGCCTTGCCGATGGCGCAGGATTTCATCGACAGGATGCGGCGCTGCGCCGCGCTGAGCGCCGGTTTTGCCGCTTGCCTGGAGATCCTGTCGGCGCGCGTGGCAACGGCCGGCGAACGCATCGCGCGCCTGGCCGACGGAATTGGCGCGTGAAAAAACGCCCGCATGCGTGGGCGTTTGTCGGGGAGCGGCAGCGGCTTTCCGCCACAAGGCACCGCCGGTCGCGTCGTTACGTCCAAACCGACTAAGCAAGTGTGAAATCATTCTTTGGTATTCCCTCCCCGGCCACCTACGATAGCCCCTCATTTCAATACGGGAGGGTTCATCCATGCAGGCGAAAGTCCGGTTCCATCATCAGAAAAAGAAATCCCGAGGCTGGACCGCCAGGCTCGCCGGCCTGGCCGCGGCTGCCGCACTGCTGGTCAGCGGCGTGGCCCATGCCGAGGGGCAGCTGCGCATCGCCTACCAATACGACGTGGGCGACATCCTGCTGCACGTGGTGCGCGACCAGAAGCTGATCGAGAAATACGCCGCCCAGGAAGGCGTGCAGGCCAACGTGGAATGGAAGCAGCTCTCGGGCGGCGCGGCGATCAACGACGCCATCCTCTCCAACACGCTGGACGTGGCCTCGACCGGCCTGCCCCCGCTGCTCACCGTGTGGGACCGCACCTACGGCAAGCAGAACATCAAGGCCATCGCCGCGCTGGGCTCGCTGCCGACCTACCTGCTCACCCGCAACCCGGCGGTGAAGACGCTGGCCGACTTCGGCCCGGGCGACCGCATCGCCCTGCCCGCCACCACCATCTCGCTGCACGCCCGCCTGTTGCAGATCGCGGCGGCGGCCAAGTACGGCCGCGACAAGTTCACCCACTTCGACGAGCTGACCGTGAGCCTGCCGCACAGCGAGGCTGCGGCCGCCCTGCTCTCCGGCAAGACCGAAGTGAACTCGCACTTCGCCAGCCCGCCGTTCCAGTTCCAGGAGCTGAAGGATCCTGCTATCCGCAAGATCACCACGTCCTACGAGATCCTGGGCGGTCCGGCCACGCTCAACATCCTGTGGGCGCCGGAGCGCTGGCAGAAGGAAAACCCCAAGACCTTCACCGCCCTGCGCCGCGCGCTGGCCGAGGCGCTGAGCTACGTGCAGGGCCACAAGGCCGAAGCCGCGGCGGCCTACGTGAGGCTGGAGAACTCCAAGCTGCCGGTGGCCTTCGTGCAGGAGATCATCTCGCTGCCGGACGTGCAATACACGCTGCAGCCGCAGAACACCTTCAAGCTGGCCTCCTTCCTGGCCGACGTGGGCGCGATCAAGCACCGCCCCGCTTCGTGGAAGGATTACTTCTTTGAAGAGGCGCATGCCGGCGGCGGCAGCTGATTGCGGCGACCGTGATGCCGGCATGCAGGATCGAAAACAGCCCGGATCACCGGGCTGTTTTTCATCGCGCCGCGCGACGCCGGCCGGCGATGACATCTTGCCAACAGCGCCTCCCGGCCTGGCCTTGGCCGGAACGAATCACCACCCCGCAGGCTGATCCGTGGTACAAAGCGATACCCCTTTCGAATCAGGAGTAGTTATGCACCAGCGACATGACGAAAACACGGCAGACCTGAAGGACTTGATGACCACCGCCCCCCTCAGCGCCAAGGCGCACGCGGCATATCTCCGGGAGAAAGTGGATACCCGGCGCCTGATGGAGGATGCGCGGGAAGAAGCCAGGCAGCGCAGCGAGGAGACGCTCTGAACGTTACGGCGCCGGCATCGATATCGGCAGCACCAGGTTCTCCGGCCGCGAGCGGATTTGCCGCCGCCGACAAAAATGAGGATTGCCACAAGGACATGCAAAAAGCCCGCCGATGCGGGCTTTTTCATTCAGGGCGTCGTCGGCGCGGAATCTTCAACTTCAGAAGAACAGCAGCGGCGAATAGACCGACTGCCGCTCTTGCCGTATGAAAATGGAGGGGATCGCCACAGCCTGCTGGTTGATTTCTAGCGGCGGGAGCGTCAGGATGCTTTCCCTTAGCTCCTCGTGAGGCTCGCTGATGGTGAGCGGCACATTCACGGACAGCCAGCGCTCCTTCCCGAAAGTGATTCCGGTGGTGTCCATACGACGGGCGCCGCGAATGCGAATGGTCGGCTCCGCCAATAACCGGATCCGCACTGTTCGTCGTTTTCCGTCTCCGTCGGACTCGAAAGTTGCCGTCTCGACGGGGCCATCCACCAGTCCGGCGTCGGGGAACGAACAGGTGCGCTGGGGAACCAAGTCGCAAACATTGAAGAATCTCCACTTTCCGAGATCCACGTTGTAGCGGCGCTCACCCTGAAGATCCGAGATCGAGGCTTGGTCCGAGGTCCAACGCAATGATGATCCCTGATCCAGGTATATCGTCAGTTGCAATCTGGGCGCCTGGGTTACCCCACCCTCGGCGGCAAACTGCATATGAACACCGGGCGCGGGCTCCACGCTCATATAGCGGTTTTCCGCACGGTAGTTGCCAAGGCCCGTACGCTCCTGCGCCGATATGCTGGGCTGATAGAGCGCAAGCTGCTCATAACGGCCGCAGCCGCAAAGCAAGGCCGTGAGCGAAAGGGCCAATGCTGCATTTATTATTTTCTTGCTGACGATCATTTATCCATGCCTGGTTGGCTGAAGATGGCGCATGCCAGTGCAATGCCCGTTAGCCCGGATGATATCCCTGCGACATCCATTTCTTCGAGAGCCATCCATTGCCGCGTCTGCCGCAGTAGATCGCCTTCCCCAGCGTCAACAGAAAAGCCAGGGCCCACGTGAGCTGCGAATCAAATGTGCAAAGCAGCTTGATGCCCATATCCAATGCAAACAGCCGGCCGGCTTGCGGGATCAGCCCTTCCGAGAAAGCCCACAAGGTGCTCAATAACAGCGCCCCCCAGTTGAAACCATGGCGAAGCTTGCGTTCAGGGAGTGTGGGATGAATCAATAACAAACTTGTCTTCATGAAAATAAGTAATTTATTTTTCTGGCCGCTGTCCCTGCCTGGCTAACTGCGACTGCGTGTACGGGACATAGTTATACGAGATAGCTTGCTGGATTGAAATGTTTGGATTGGCAACTTTCCCCGGTTTCTTTGCATGCGCAAGATGCAAGATCGTTTCATGGGCCAACAGCGACCTGCTGAACATGCATGCCGCGCTCTGATACATTGAGGGCTTCATTTACGTTCATCCCCCGCCTCATGTCCGACTTCCTCCAACTGTCCCTGATCGCCGGCGTGCTCCTGCTCAGCGTGGCCAGCCCCGGCCCGAATTTCGCCCTGGTGACATCGACTGCGTATTTCGGACGCTCGTGGACACCCAGCTCGGTTTGAGCTGGATGCCCAATTCGGAAACAACTGGATAGCGTGACGGCCAGTTGGACAGAACAAAGCGTCGGAGGTCTGCTCTTGGCCAATGTCAGCTCTAATCTAAAGGTTTTCCGAACCAGGCAATCCGCTTTCTATGCGTGTCGAGCACATCGAACGTACTTGCGTATCCCCATTGAGTAAGCTGTTCTTGGAGGTGCTTGGCAAACAATGACACATAGTCATTGTCGCCTGCCACTCCGCCGTTCAGCAGATACTCGTTCCCTCTATAAAGAGAGCATGTGAATTCGCAGTCGACGTTGCCCATGCGAAAACTTTCGGCACCATCAAACTGTGATTTCTTGTGAGAAATCTCCATACCATCACGGAAAGAACTCAGGCGATTGCCCAACTCCGCAAGTGGTCCATCCATTACGACTAGACCATAGACATTGTTGCAATTTGGCAAATCCGTTGGTCTCTCACAATTGGAAAAATTCATGAATCCTCCAGTGTCCGCTTGGGGCCGAGGCTCTGTTTTTACACAGCCTCGACCGGTAGCAGACATCTTACCGTGTAAAACCTGGCCTCAAAAACTGCCTCGATCCGATAGGTCATTTTCGTTGTGTAGCCTTTTGGTTTTTGGGCTGTCCAAGTCGTCCGAACTACAAGCGTCCACGTCGCCGAACTGGGTGTCCAAGACCACTGAAATACGCAATCGACCGCAATGAGCGTCTCCAGGCGCGCCGGCCTCCTCACCGGGCTGGGGTTCTCGCTGGCGTCGGCGACATGGGCGCTGCTGGCCATCGGCGGCGTCAACGTGCTGATCAGCCATGCGCCGGCCGTGCACACCGTGGTGAGAGTGGCCGGCGGCGCCTATCTGCTGTGGCTTGGCCTGAAGATGATCGCGACGGCGCGCCGGCCGATTGGAAACGGGGCTGCGGCCGTTCATCCGAGCGGCGCATCGGCTTTCGGGAAGGCCTTTGTCGTCAGCATGACCAATCCCAAATCCATCAGCTTCTACGGCAGCATTTTCTCCGTGATGGTGCCGCTCGACGCGCCGCTCTGGTTCGACGCCGCCATCGTCCTGCTGGCGCTGTTCATTTCGGCCCTCTGGTATTGCGGCCTGGCGCTGCTGTTTTCACACCGGCTGGCGGGTTCGGTCTATGGCAGGCTGAAGGCGTTCGTGGAAACTGCCATGGGCGTCTTTCTGATCGCAATGGGCGGGCGGGTGCTGCTGGGACGCTGATTCCCCTCTCCGGCTGGCCCCAGCTTTTCAAGAGATTTCGGCGAGAACCCGATACGCCTCTTCCGGTATGTCGGCCAGCCTGGACGGATGCACTTGGCCGCTCAGCCCATAGAACTTCTGGAAACTCATGATCAGCGGCGACCACTTGTCCGGATCGATGCGATTGGCGTGACCGGCCATGAGCAGGTCGGGATGGACGTGGACGCGCTGGATGCGCACTTCGATCAGGCTGATGGCGCCGCGCAGCGCCTCATTGTCGTCGGCGATGCCGTGCGCCGCCGCCAGGACCGCTTCGAGCTGGATCGGGCATTCGAGCGCGCGCGCCGCCCCGACCGTCTCGGAGCTCACCCTTGTCATTCCGGCGCGGCCGAACTTGTCGGGCTCATGGACGTAGCCCATCGCCTTCCTGAATTCAGAAACGGGATACGTACCGGTAGTGCGCGCGATGCGGTCGACCGCGCTCACCTCGTTGACGGACGGGAGATTGAGCACGCATTCGCCGGTGCGCAGCAAGTTGCGCGCAGTCTGCGACGCGGAGGCGATGCCCAGCACGCCTCTCCAGCCAAGCCAGAACACCGACGATATCGGCGCGAGGTTATGCGTGCCATCTTCGTTGACGGTGCCGACCAGGGCGACGGGGGTTCCGAGATACAGGATGCTGGGTTCTGCGACGACGTGGGGGATATTCATGGGTTCCTTGCTCCGTGAGTGAATGAGCGCAGTATGCGATCCGCTCACGCCCGGGGCACTCCGCTTCTTGCTCGTCAATTCGCACGGAAGCCCGCTACGTCTGAAAAATAAATCAAGAAGTGAGACACGCGGTCAAGCCGGTTGGCAAAGTTCAACTATTATTTTTAAGGGGCCAAAAGGATCCGAGGAATAGTCTGTTGAGTTAGTCAAAGAAATCTGGCAGCGGTGGGTGGATTGATTTGAAACGTTGGGGATGCGCATATTGCACTAATAGCTTTATGAGCAATCGTGAAAATTACGTGAGGGGATCACAATGTACGCTGGGACATACATCATTATTGTGCGACACGATGCAGACGCATCAGTTATAGGGCGCTGGTACTGCCTTGGTGCAGAAATCGCAGCTGACAAGAAGTCTGGAACGTGCAAGATAACTGAGTTTGATCCGACGAATGATCAGGGCGACAACACCTGGCTGGTTGCCCCTGTGCCAGGAGGTGACAATTTCTCCGGACTGTTCTTACAGCATCAGAAAACTAATTTGGTGGCCCACTTTGGCGATGACGCGGGAATTAAATTAACAGTATTCCAAGCAGCGCATGTGGAGTATCTGATGGGATTGAATCACGTGGGCAATGGATGGGTTACGATTAATAACCATTCCAATGACAGAGTCATGTATGCCGAGGATCCTGCGGCGGGGAATTTACTTCTCGGACAGCCGGTAAAGCCGTCAAAGTGGCAGTCGAAAGAACATCAGGAGTGGCGTTTTATTAACACGGCGTTGTTTACCGGAACGCCATTATGAGCAATCGGCATCCAGGTCGTTTGAAGAGTTTGAGTACGATCTGCATGAGCAGAACGGCCGCAGCATTTTTACCTATGGCTCTCATCTGCTCGCCCCATTCAGCTGCACAAGACAGTCCGGCAATGAAACCTAATTTGGGAATCATTGGCGGTAAGCCGGTAATGAAGGGGGAGTATTCCTTTGTTGTCGCGCTTCGCGATACGAGAGATAAAAGGGTATTTTGTACCGGACAGATCGTCGGTGATTATTGGGTGCTAACCGCAAAGCACTGTCTTGACGGAACAATAAGACCGAAAGATGCGCCCTTCGTAGTTAGAACCGGCCGCAATATGACGGAGGGGAAGGATTTTTCCAGCAATCAGGTTTTTTTCAACACAGACAAGCTAGATGTGGCCCTCATCAAATTGAATGAGAAAATCACTTCGAATTCGGTAGTTAGCATTCCGCTGCGCCAGGGATATCCGCCAGCTCCAGGAACGCGATTTACGGCCGTCGGCTGGGGGCTTGTGCGGTCAACCGATATCCGCGGCGCGAATGACCTTCAGAAACTAGACGATTTGACACTGGATCGCTGTGAGCAGCAGGCCCATATTTGCGGAATATTTCCAGAAAACGGAGCAAAAAGAACAGCTAAGGGGGATAGTGGCGGGCCGGCCGTGTATGAACAGTATGAACAATATGGAAGCCTGGTATCTCTTGGTGTTCTAGTTGGCGTTCTCCCCTCCACCCCAAACAAAGTTGACTATGTCCGTGCAGACGGATTCAATCAATGGCTAAAAGAAACCATGCGCAAAAAATAACATTTGGTCGCCGGCGCCTCACCGGACTTTGCTCCCCACAGAGTCTCGCCTGATCAAGCCCTCCCCCAGATCATCGTTCACGCCCCTGTTATCACCCGCCGCCCATCATCAGGTTTTCCAGGGCGAATTTGATCAATTCGGTCCGGCCCTCGATATTCAGCTTGCGCTTGATGTTCAGGCAATGGGTCTCGACGGTGCGCACGCTCAGGTCCAGCGTATCGGCGATGCTCTTGTTCGATGCGCCTCTGGCGATCTGCTCCAGCACCTGGCGTTCGCGCGCGGTCAGCGATTCTTCCTTGATCCGCGGCTGCGCGATGATGGGCATCAGCGCGGCGCTGTAGTAGATGCCGCCGTTGAGCACCGCCTCGATGGCGCGCACGATGTCGCTGCCCGGCGCGTCCTTCAGCACGTAGCCCCGGGCGCCGGCGCGGATCGATTGCAGGACGTATTCGGCCTTGTTGTGCATGCTGAGGATCAGAACCGCAATGCCGGGGAAGTCGGCCTGGAATTTTCCGGTGAGTTCGATGCCGCTTACGCCGTTGAGGTTGATGTCCATCAGCACCAGGTCGATCGGCTGGCGCACGGCGTGCTGCAGGGCCTCGGCCGCATTGCCGGCCTCGGCGGCGACGCGCACCCCGGACATGCTCTCCAGGCGCGCGCGCAAGCCATCCCTGATCATCGGATGGTCGTCGACGATCATGATGTTTTTGGTTGCCGTTCCCTCAAGCATGCGATATCTCCTTTGCCGACAGCGAAACCCGCGCGGTTACCGTCGTTCCGTCCGGGCCGGATGACAGGGAAAAGCTGCCGCCGACGGCGCCCAGCCGCTCGGCCATGTTGCGCAAGCCTATCCCTTGCTTGGGATGCTTGGCGATCTGTCCGGTGTCGAAGCCGGCGCCATTGTCGCGGATCACCAGCACCAGCCAGCCATGCTCCTGGGCCAGCTCAAGCGATACCGCGGTGGCTTGCGCGTGGCGCCAGGTGTTGTTCAAGGCCTCCTGTGCCACCCTGAACATGACGGTGTTGATCATGGCGGACGATGGATTTTCCGGTGTCCTGCAGCTGAAATCGACCTGCATTTTGCCATGCGCGCCCCATTCGTCGCACAGGAACTGCAGCGCGCTGCCCAGGCCCAGGTCGTCGAGGATGGCCGGCCGCAGGTCATGCGAGATATGCCGGATCTCGCCCAGCAGGCGGTTCATCTGCTGCACGGTATGCTCGAACGCCTGGCGCGCGGCCTCGGCCTGCTGCGGCGCTTCCAGGCGGATGATGGCGGCCTCGGTCTGCAGTTTGATGGACACCAGGTGCTGGCTGATGCCGTCGTGCAGGTCGCGCGCCACGCGCGCCCGCTCTTCCTCCTGCGATAGCACGACGCGCTGGGCCAGTTCCCGCAGCTTGACGTCGGCCACGCGCTGTTCGCTGAGATTGAACAGCAGGCCGAGACTGGCGACGGCCGCCACGGCGAGCAGCGCGATGATGCCGATCATGCGCATGGTGTCGCGATTGTGTCCGGAAACCTGCTCGTCGATCTTGGCCAGTGCGGCGTCCACGTCGTCGAGATAGATGCCGGTGCCCATGATCCAGCCCCACTTGGGCAGTGCGATCACATAGGCCAGCTTCGGCGCAACCGTGCTGC
This genomic window contains:
- a CDS encoding flavin reductase family protein, which translates into the protein MNIPHVVAEPSILYLGTPVALVGTVNEDGTHNLAPISSVFWLGWRGVLGIASASQTARNLLRTGECVLNLPSVNEVSAVDRIARTTGTYPVSEFRKAMGYVHEPDKFGRAGMTRVSSETVGAARALECPIQLEAVLAAAHGIADDNEALRGAISLIEVRIQRVHVHPDLLMAGHANRIDPDKWSPLIMSFQKFYGLSGQVHPSRLADIPEEAYRVLAEIS
- a CDS encoding response regulator transcription factor, coding for MLEGTATKNIMIVDDHPMIRDGLRARLESMSGVRVAAEAGNAAEALQHAVRQPIDLVLMDINLNGVSGIELTGKFQADFPGIAVLILSMHNKAEYVLQSIRAGARGYVLKDAPGSDIVRAIEAVLNGGIYYSAALMPIIAQPRIKEESLTARERQVLEQIARGASNKSIADTLDLSVRTVETHCLNIKRKLNIEGRTELIKFALENLMMGGG
- a CDS encoding ABC transporter substrate-binding protein produces the protein MQAKVRFHHQKKKSRGWTARLAGLAAAAALLVSGVAHAEGQLRIAYQYDVGDILLHVVRDQKLIEKYAAQEGVQANVEWKQLSGGAAINDAILSNTLDVASTGLPPLLTVWDRTYGKQNIKAIAALGSLPTYLLTRNPAVKTLADFGPGDRIALPATTISLHARLLQIAAAAKYGRDKFTHFDELTVSLPHSEAAAALLSGKTEVNSHFASPPFQFQELKDPAIRKITTSYEILGGPATLNILWAPERWQKENPKTFTALRRALAEALSYVQGHKAEAAAAYVRLENSKLPVAFVQEIISLPDVQYTLQPQNTFKLASFLADVGAIKHRPASWKDYFFEEAHAGGGS
- a CDS encoding S-(hydroxymethyl)glutathione dehydrogenase/class III alcohol dehydrogenase; translation: MKSRAAVAFAAGQPLQIVEIDVAPPKKGEVLVKITHTGVCHTDAFTLSGDDPEGLFPVVLGHEGAGVVVEVGEGVTSVAPGDHVIPLYTAECGECLFCKSGKTNLCTSVRATQGKGVMPDGTTRFSYNGQPIYHYMGCSTFSEYTVVAEVSLAKINPEANHEHVCLLGCGVTTGIGAVHNTAKVQEGDSVAVFGLGGIGLAVIQGARQAKAGRIIAVDTNPSKFDLAREFGATDCINPKDHEKPIQQVIVEMTGWGVDHSFECIGNVNVMRAALESAHRGWGQSVIIGVAGAGQEISTRPFQLVTGRRWLGTAFGGVKGRSQLPGMVEDAMKGDIKLKPFVTHTRDLDAINEAFDLMHEGKSIRTVIHY
- a CDS encoding S1 family peptidase; the protein is MSRTAAAFLPMALICSPHSAAQDSPAMKPNLGIIGGKPVMKGEYSFVVALRDTRDKRVFCTGQIVGDYWVLTAKHCLDGTIRPKDAPFVVRTGRNMTEGKDFSSNQVFFNTDKLDVALIKLNEKITSNSVVSIPLRQGYPPAPGTRFTAVGWGLVRSTDIRGANDLQKLDDLTLDRCEQQAHICGIFPENGAKRTAKGDSGGPAVYEQYEQYGSLVSLGVLVGVLPSTPNKVDYVRADGFNQWLKETMRKK
- the yjjJ gene encoding type II toxin-antitoxin system HipA family toxin YjjJ; amino-acid sequence: MATAAAELGERARTCLRRGVTTARELMVELEVSQPTLSRALRTLGADLLAIGAARSIQYALRDARRQELQATVYRVSAAGRLEPLGSLVPVHPEGFVLARTDGARLHSDGLPWWLFDMRPQGYLGRAYNLQYGAGLGLPARLDDWSDSHVLRALLLQGEDLPGNLLLGDAARDRFVNAPSPRAIARDGRAQSYAALAAAAARGEHHGSSAGGEQPKFTAYAQGEAGARHVIVKFTAFNDSSVSQRWRDLLMAEHLALEVLHAHGVAAARSSVLDHGAQRFLEVSRFDREGALGRRALFSLHALDAEFAGNAGNWPQVVRALAREGVVERQAVAQMELLWAFGTLIANTDMHGGNLSFIAEHGLPCQVAPAYDMTCMAFAPTSGGDLPLRELPLTIGNEVSAAAWRQALPMAQDFIDRMRRCAALSAGFAACLEILSARVATAGERIARLADGIGA
- a CDS encoding LysE family transporter; protein product: MSVSRRAGLLTGLGFSLASATWALLAIGGVNVLISHAPAVHTVVRVAGGAYLLWLGLKMIATARRPIGNGAAAVHPSGASAFGKAFVVSMTNPKSISFYGSIFSVMVPLDAPLWFDAAIVLLALFISALWYCGLALLFSHRLAGSVYGRLKAFVETAMGVFLIAMGGRVLLGR
- a CDS encoding cache domain-containing protein, yielding MKLRHKIIFYAATPLLISFAVIAVVVWHQTIQLGEQQRQSIEQAYKSSKDAELRHYVDLAEHSIAHLYARADTENAKREALKILAQLDYGDDGYFFAYDFDANTLVHPRQPELLGKNMWDWENVDGTKTIRILIDRARNGGGYERYLWSKPSSSTVAPKLAYVIALPKWGWIMGTGIYLDDVDAALAKIDEQVSGHNRDTMRMIGIIALLAVAAVASLGLLFNLSEQRVADVKLRELAQRVVLSQEEERARVARDLHDGISQHLVSIKLQTEAAIIRLEAPQQAEAARQAFEHTVQQMNRLLGEIRHISHDLRPAILDDLGLGSALQFLCDEWGAHGKMQVDFSCRTPENPSSAMINTVMFRVAQEALNNTWRHAQATAVSLELAQEHGWLVLVIRDNGAGFDTGQIAKHPKQGIGLRNMAERLGAVGGSFSLSSGPDGTTVTARVSLSAKEISHA